Proteins found in one Miscanthus floridulus cultivar M001 chromosome 4, ASM1932011v1, whole genome shotgun sequence genomic segment:
- the LOC136550923 gene encoding trimethyltridecatetraene synthase, with amino-acid sequence MSVAMALAAILAAVYVLRYILSPSGRLKPVNLPPGPRGWPVIGSLGALAGALPPHRALAALAARHGPLMHLRLGSYHTVVASSADAARLVLKTHDLAFADRPRTAAGEVASYGYLGIVHTPYGAYWRMARKLCATELFSARRVDSFERVRAQEMRALARGLLAECGAGAVAVREHVAGATLRNILRMAVGEKWAGCYGSPEGEAFRRTLDEAFAVTGAVSNVGEWVPWLGWLDLQGCVRRMKRLRAQYDRFFEQILADHEKTRRRRGRLGAGGDSAAGDDLVDVLLQLAEEDENRPESEASSKLTRDGVKAFVQDIVAGGTESSAVTIEWAMSELLRHPDALEAATAELDRVIGHGRWVNESDLPDLPYIDAVVKETMRLHPVGPLLVPHHAREDTVVAGYDVPAGARVLVNVWAIARDPSSWPDAPAAFRPERFLSGGSGAGVDVRGAHFELLPFGAGRRMCPAYGLAMKLVAAGVANLVHGFTWRLPDGMAPEDVSMEEQFGLSTRRKVPLVAVAEPRLPAHLYAAID; translated from the coding sequence ATGTCTGTGGCCATGGCATTGGCGGCCATCTTGGCCGCCGTCTACGTCCTCAGGTATATACTCTCTCCGAGTGGCAGGCTCAAGCCTGTGAACCTTCCACCTGGCCCGCGGGGCTGGCCGGTGATCGGCAGCCTCGGCGCACTGGCAGGCGCGCTCCCGCCGCACCGCGCGCTGGCCGCGCTGGCGGCGCGGCACGGCCCGCTCATGCACCTGCGCCTCGGCTCCTACCACACGGTGGTGGCCTCGTCGGCGGACGCCGCCCGTCTCGTCCTCAAGACCCACGACCTCGCCTTCGCCGACCGGCCGCGCACGGCCGCCGGCGAGGTCGCATCCTACGGCTACCTCGGCATCGTGCACACCCCGTACGGCGCGTACTGGCGCATGGCGCGCAAGCTCTGCGCCACCGAGCTCTTCTCCGCGCGCCGCGTCGACTCGTTCGAGCGCGTCCGCGCCCAGGAGATGCGCGCGCTCGCGCGCGGCCTGCTGGCCGAgtgcggcgccggcgccgtcgcCGTCAGGGAGCACGTGGCGGGCGCCACGCTGCGGAACATCCTCCGCATGGCGGTCGGGGAGAAGTGGGCGGGCTGCTACGGCAGCCCCGAGGGCGAGGCGTTCCGGCGCACGCTGGACGAGGCGTTCGCGGTCACCGGCGCGGTCAGCAACGTCGGCGAGTGGGTCCCGTGGCTGGGCTGGCTCGACCTGCAGGGCTGCGTCCGCCGGATGAAGCGCCTGCGCGCGCAGTACGACCGGTTCTTCGAGCAGATCCTTGCCGACCACGAGaagacgcggcggcggcgaggccgacTCGGCGCCGGCGGCGACTCTGCGGCGGGTGATGACCTGGTCGACGTGCTGCTGCAGCTGGCCGAGGAGGACGAGAACAGgccggagtcggaggcgagcAGCAAGCTCACGCGCGACGGCGTGAAAGCGTTCGTCCAGGACATCGTCGCTGGTGGCACGGAGAGCTCGGCGGTGACGATTGAGTGGGCCATGTCGGAGCTCCTCCGCCACCCGGACGCCTTGGAGGCTGCCACCGCCGAGCTCGACCGCGTGATTGGCCACGGCCGCTGGGTCAATGAGAGCGACCTCCCGGACCTCCCCTACATCGACGCCGTCGTGAAGGAGACGATGCGGCTGCACCCGGTCGGCCCACTCCTCGTCCCGCACCACGCCCGCGAGGACACGGTGGTGGCCGGCTACGACGTCCCCGCCGGTGCGCGCGTGCTGGTGAACGTGTGGGCCATCGCTCGCGACCCCTCGTCGTGGCCCGACGCGCCTGCCGCGTTCCGGCCCGAGCGGTTCTTGAGCGGCGGCTCCGGCGCCGGCGTCGACGTGCGCGGCGCGCACTTCGAGCTGCTGCCGTTCGGCGCCGGGCGGCGGATGTGCCCGGCGTACGGCCTCGCGATGAAGTTGGTGGCCGCCGGCGTGGCCAACCTGGTGCACGGGTTCACGTGGCGGCTGCCGGACGGGATGGCACCGGAGGACGTGAGCATGGAGGAGCAGTTTGGGCTGTCCACGCGCCGGAAGGTTCCGCTCGTCGCCGTTGCGGAACCTAGGCTGCCGGCGCACCTCTACGCCGCCATCGACTAA